The following DNA comes from Cellulophaga sp. HaHa_2_95.
AACTCGGTTATATCCTTCGGCGATAATTTCATCGTCTTTTACAACCACGGCTCCAAAAGGTCCGCCAGCATTAGCATTCATACCTTCTGCGGCAAGTGCTATCGCTCTTTTCATGAAAAACTCATCTCTTTCTGTCATTCTTTTTCAAATTTAAAATGCGGGCAAAATTCGGCAATATTTATAGAAATCCGAATAATAAACCCACATTTCTGAACAAAACATTATTTTAAGCGATACAGCGGGCGAAATTATAGGCTGCAAAAACTAAATTAACAACACTCGTGTCCATAGCTTCTTCTATCGTTGTAATTTCTTTTAGGATAGATGTGGTATAGGTGATGCCCAATGCTTCTTGTGCTGCTATGGATAAATCTACGACGCCACATAAAGCTGCAACTTTTATTTTTTCTTTTTGTGCCGCCGTCAATACCCCTTGGATTGTTTTTCCGGATAAGGATTGAGCATCTAATTTTCCTTCACCTGTAATAATCCAATCAGCATTTTTTATTTGAGCGTCAAAATCTGCCAATTCTTTAATTAGTTCGATGCCAGAAGCAAGGATGCCATTTAAAAATATAGATACCCCTACTCCCATGCCTCCCGCGGCACCACCGCCTACAATTGCTTGTACCTCTGTGCCGTACATTGTATTAAGCACTCGCGAAAATTGCTGTAAGCCTAAATCGAGCTCCTTTATTTGATCTTCATTGGCCCCTTTTTGTGCGCCATAAATAAAGGCAGCTCCATTTTTTCCATATAAGGGGTTGGTAACATCACAGGCCACTTGTACTTTTAATTTCTGTAGCTTTTTAGAGACTTTGTTGGCGGCTATATGGTGGACTTTGATCAAATTACTGCCAATAGGTTGTAACGATTGATTATTGACATCGAAAAACTCATAACCTAGTGCGGCTGCCATTCCCATTCCGGCATCATTAGTAGCGCTGCCTCCTATGCCTAAAATTAGATGTTCTGCGCCCCTATCTAAACAATCAGCAATAAGTTCTCCGGTGCCATACGTACTCGTAATCATACAATCATATTCACTTGGTGCTAAAAGTTTTAATCCTGAAGCTTCTGCCATTTCTATATAGGCAGTTTTAGTGGCACTAGAATATAAGTACGAAGCTTCTACTTTTTCAAATAATGGATTGTTGACCTTCACCGTAACCATAGTGCCCTGAATGTAGTTTTTAATCACCTCTACAGTACCATCTCCACCATCCGCCAATGGAATTTTTAGAATATCCGCTTGCGGAAATACTTTCAGGAGTCCTTCTTCTACCGCATCACAAAATTCAATTCCACTAAGAGAACCTTTAAATTTATCGGGGGCAATCACAAATTTCATAGTTGCGTTTTTTAACTTAATATACTAGGTAGTAAGGTACTTATAGTTACAATAATTCCGAAATACACTACTAAAATAGCGAGTTCTTTTTTACTAGGATTGTACACCACCTCTAGGCCTTCTTTTGCTTTGGCTTTAACAATATAACTTACGCCTATTGCAACAATAATGGTGACCAAACATCCTAAAGCATTCCACCAGAACCAAAATATTTGAGGTACATAAAGCCATAAGTACATATTGAATAAGACTCCTGCTATGATCCCCACATTGGCCCCTAAGGCATGGGTTTTCTTGGTAGCAATTGCTAATATGAATACTGCAAGTATAGGACCATAGAAAACAGAGCTAATTTTATTGATCACCTCAATAACGGTTCCCTCTATATTTCCTGCAAAAAAAGCAAAGAACAAACATACCAGTCCCCAGAATAAAGACAGATACCTAGAATAACTGATGTATTGTTTGTCTTGCATTTGAGGTTTAAACCGTTTTACAATATCTTCCATAGTTACTGCCGAAAGCGAGTTTACGGTAGAACTTAAACTAGACATTGCGGCAGACATAATAGCGACAATTAGAATACCAATAACACCATTAGGTAAATATTTTATAATAAATACCGGTACCATTAAATCGGCTTTTTTACCTTCTAAGGAACTAAAATTAGTAGTATAAACAGTGTCTATCAATTCTTGGTAGCTACTATCTTGCATTAAGAGTGTTCCCAAAACCAAGCCCATAATACAATAGGTTAAGGTGAAAGGGAAACGTAGTAATCCGTTAGCTAAAAGTAATTTTTTTAGCGAGGGCATATCTTTAGAGGACAGCAAACGTTGTGATTGCGTTTGGTCTGTTCCGTAATAGGAGGCGTATAAAAAGAAGCCCCCTAACACCATAGGCCAAAATCCAAATTCATCATTCCCATCGGCATTATTAAACCCCCATTTACCAAAATCGACCGCCTTTACACGATCTGGGTCTACATGGGTTAAGAAATTATCAATTCCTCCCAATTCACTAAAGCCGTATACTAAACATATAATGATACCAAAAAAGAGAATGGTCATTTGTATCACATCACCCCAAATAACCGCTTTCATACCACCTTGAAATGAATAGATCATGGTAATTACTCCAATTAGTAACACTGAAACTACAAAGTCTAACTGAATAGTAGCTTGTAGGATTAGTGCCATGGCATACACCATTACTCCGGTAGCTACAGACCTACTAATTTGAAATACAATACTAATTAATAACCGGGACGAAGAATCAAATCGTTTTTCTAGGTATTCATAGACACTAACAATTCCAGATTTATATAAAGTAGGCAAAAGTACAATGAGTAAAAAAGCCATGGCCAAAGGCACCCCAAATTCATAGGTAAGCCATTGCATTCCTCCACCATCTTTTAAGCCTACAAATGCGGGGGCAGATATAAAGCTAATGGCAGATAATTGCGTGGCCATGGTAGATAAACTCAACGGAAACCAACCCATAGACTTACCGCCTAAAAAGTAATCTCCTGAAGTTTTATTTTCTTTAAAAAAGAAGCCCATAGCTAAAAACGCTAGGAGATATACTATGATGATGATATAATCTAGATAGTTCATAATGGCTTGGTTTTGTGGTTATTTAAGCAAATCTATAAGCAAAGCAGCACTCCATGAGAAGTTATTACCACCATATCCTACATTCTCTGTTTCATTTACTTTTTTAATAGGATTAAAATACTCAAAAAAGCCGTTCTTTTCTATGAGAGCGATAGAATCTTCTTTAACACGTTGCGCCACATCATTAAAACCATAACGCTTTAATCCGTTGTAAAGAATCCAATTCATATTGATCCATACAGGCCCTCTCCAGTATTTTTTAGGATCAAAACGATCGCTATTCGGATCAAAAGAAGCACATAAGTATAGCTCCTCACCACCAAATTTACCCATCATCGTTTGTAGCAATAAATCTGCCCTTTCCTGACTAGGTATTCCTGCATACAAAGCAGAAAATGACGAGGAGGTTACAAAACGAATAGGAGCATCTTTTCTTAAATCATAATGCACGTAGGCATTCAATGTATCATCCCAAAGTTTATCATTAAACCCTTTGATACTCTTTTTTTGCCATGCTTCTAATTGCGCGACTTTACCAGTATTACCTAACAAACGGTATAAATTGATCAGTGATTCGTTAGATTTTATCAACATAGCATTGAATAAAGGATCTAAAACAAGGAAAGGAGAATGTGCTGCAATTTTAGCATCGTTATAGTTGTGCTCCTTAGCAATTTCAATAATATTCAAGTAATGATCATACTCCCGTTTGGTGGGGCGTTGTGATGCATCTACATGGGTCGTATCTCGGCGTTCAAACGTATAATCTGGCGGATTCATAGTTTTCCAAATATCATCCCAAATAGGAGAATTGTCGGTACCAGATTCCCAATTATGGTAGATGAACGCTAAACCTTCATTATTCACATCTCTATGGGTATAGAAATACGCATGATTGTCATATACCTTGTCTATTTGCGTAGCAATATACTGTAATAGATCTTCTTTGTCTTCTGCAATACGATACATTTCTTCAAGGACAAAACCTGTGACCGGTGGTTGTGTCATTCCAGTAGATTTGTATTTTTTGGAAGCAAGCGGACTCAAATCTGAACGGTGAACATCGGCACCTGGGAAATAGGTATCACTCTCATTATGAAAAACGATATGAGGTATAAATCCATTTTCCCATTGCGCATCTAATAAGGTCGCAATTTCAGTTTTTGCTTTTTCTATATCATAATGTGCCTGTCCAATGGCAATGAAACCACTATCCCATTTCCACTGGAAAGGATATAAACCTTTACAAGGAATAGTAAAACCACCTTCTTGGAAATTATCGTTTAGAATGTCAATTGCTTGTTTGATTAATTGTTCTTTCATAAATACATAGAATTAAAACACATTGGAAGCTCTCAGGAACCAATGTGTTTCTTAATATAAAACTCAACTTAAAAATTAAATGTCGCGTTTAAGAATACACGTGTTGGTAGAATTGGTCTACCTACGAAGAAAGCTTCTTCTGTTTGTGTATTATTAAGACGTGGAGAACCTTCTGTAATTCCTTCAGAATTTAAAAGGTTGTATACTTGTGCACCCAGTCTAACGGTACCACCATCTTCACCTGTTTTAAAGGTGTAGCCTAGGTTTAAATTCGTAATACCAATAGCATCTAGCTCAATAGAATTAGAATCATTCGTATATTTTTTACCCGTATAATTATAGTTAACACCAGCATCAAACGTAGCATTGTCATAGTCTACACCAATAGCATTGATGAAATTTGGTTGTCTAGAAATCTTATTTCCTTCAAACTCAGGATTAGAAGTAGATTTAGTAATCTCATGACTTTGCACGGTTAAAGATCCGTTTAAGCTAAAATCTTGAACAAACCTCCAGTTATAGGTACCTTCAAAACCAAAGGTCTTGGTATCTTGCGTATCTACAGCTTCTATAAAACCACCTCCTGGAGCATTGATAAAGTTTACCACTCTACGATCATTAAGGTTTATAGCATATAAAGCACCCGTACCAGAGAAGTTATTTTTTCCGTACTTCACCCCTAGTTCACCTTGCACAATTTTCTCAGTATCATAGCTACTAGGATTCCCGAAGCCGTCAAATTTTGTCCCTCTTAATTCCGGAAAGAAATAGCCTCTAGAAAAGTTACCATAGGCACTCAAGGCATCACTTACTTTATACAAACCAGCTAATGCTACAGCAAAATCATCTGCAGAAACGTGCCCTCTTGTCCAACTGCCATTACCCCACGTAACATTGTCTAAATTACTTATTCCGGTATTATCTACTAGGTAAGAAGTAGACCCTTCATTTTCAATAGTTCCTGAAGCACGTTCATAACGTACACCAAAATCTAAATTCCAACGGTCTAATTTAATTTCATCCGTTAAGAACAAGGCAATTTTATTACTAGAAATATTTCTATTGGTATAGGCAGTACCTCTATTGGTTACCCCATTAATAGAATACCCGGACAGTTCTACTAAATCTGGTCTGTTATTATATTCGCCTAAATAATTAGTAATTACATTAAAATCTCCTGCCGTAGATCTCGAAATAAAAGTACCTCCGGTGATGGTATGATCGCCCGCCATTCTTGTTAATTTAATATCTGCCATAGTTTCAGATAAAGGTCTGCTTCTATCTAAGATTCTATTTTCAAACAATAATGCATCTGCTGCTAAGGGCTGCCCGTTTAAATAGGTAAAATCTCCACCTGTTAAACCTCTTGCCGCTAAATATTCTGCTTGAGTTTCTACGACATTAGCACCACTAACACCACTACCATCTAAAAATAAATTAAATTGGTGCGCATATTTAGAGTAACGCAGTTTGGCATCCATCTTTAAATTATCTGAAAAGTTGTGCTTAAATTGCGTTAAGAAAAATCCGCCTTTCGTAGCTACACCTTCTTCTATAGGAGACTCATATACCCCATCAGGAGTTAAGTATGAAATGTTGGCAGCAGCTGCTGTCTGTAACGTGTAAATGGTATTTCCATCATTCCCTGTAGGACGATCACGAGAACCTCCTTCTAAAGGATAAGGCAAAAAGAACTGTACTTTATCATCTATATATTGTCCTGAAAAGGTAATAGATCCGTTTTTAGTAACTTGTTTTAGATTCCCTCTTAATTGAAAACCTTCTGTAGGTAATCCCGTTTTAATAGGACCATCATCATACCTGTAAAAACCAGAAAGTGCATAGAAGGT
Coding sequences within:
- a CDS encoding TonB-dependent receptor domain-containing protein, translated to MKNLIFAFVCILGFSTVNAQTEIMGVVTDDSGIPVAGANIIIKGTTAGTISDFDGNYSLSSDLTGSQIIRVTYIGYGAVEKQANLSGGTVQVNIVMMESGEQLDEILLTATSTTRSQKESPLSITSLGAKQLAKANTSSQADILIGVPGITAEGGGGEVASNVFVRGLPSGGQYQYTPLQIDGMPVLSTFGLNSSAHDVYFRNDIGIKNLEFVRGGSSILYGVGSVAGIINYNSITGGVDQKTTIRTEVATNSRYKADFVTSGPLGGEDSNTFYALSGFYRYDDGPIKTGLPTEGFQLRGNLKQVTKNGSITFSGQYIDDKVQFFLPYPLEGGSRDRPTGNDGNTIYTLQTAAAANISYLTPDGVYESPIEEGVATKGGFFLTQFKHNFSDNLKMDAKLRYSKYAHQFNLFLDGSGVSGANVVETQAEYLAARGLTGGDFTYLNGQPLAADALLFENRILDRSRPLSETMADIKLTRMAGDHTITGGTFISRSTAGDFNVITNYLGEYNNRPDLVELSGYSINGVTNRGTAYTNRNISSNKIALFLTDEIKLDRWNLDFGVRYERASGTIENEGSTSYLVDNTGISNLDNVTWGNGSWTRGHVSADDFAVALAGLYKVSDALSAYGNFSRGYFFPELRGTKFDGFGNPSSYDTEKIVQGELGVKYGKNNFSGTGALYAINLNDRRVVNFINAPGGGFIEAVDTQDTKTFGFEGTYNWRFVQDFSLNGSLTVQSHEITKSTSNPEFEGNKISRQPNFINAIGVDYDNATFDAGVNYNYTGKKYTNDSNSIELDAIGITNLNLGYTFKTGEDGGTVRLGAQVYNLLNSEGITEGSPRLNNTQTEEAFFVGRPILPTRVFLNATFNF
- a CDS encoding trehalase family glycosidase → MKEQLIKQAIDILNDNFQEGGFTIPCKGLYPFQWKWDSGFIAIGQAHYDIEKAKTEIATLLDAQWENGFIPHIVFHNESDTYFPGADVHRSDLSPLASKKYKSTGMTQPPVTGFVLEEMYRIAEDKEDLLQYIATQIDKVYDNHAYFYTHRDVNNEGLAFIYHNWESGTDNSPIWDDIWKTMNPPDYTFERRDTTHVDASQRPTKREYDHYLNIIEIAKEHNYNDAKIAAHSPFLVLDPLFNAMLIKSNESLINLYRLLGNTGKVAQLEAWQKKSIKGFNDKLWDDTLNAYVHYDLRKDAPIRFVTSSSFSALYAGIPSQERADLLLQTMMGKFGGEELYLCASFDPNSDRFDPKKYWRGPVWINMNWILYNGLKRYGFNDVAQRVKEDSIALIEKNGFFEYFNPIKKVNETENVGYGGNNFSWSAALLIDLLK
- a CDS encoding sodium:solute symporter, with protein sequence MNYLDYIIIIVYLLAFLAMGFFFKENKTSGDYFLGGKSMGWFPLSLSTMATQLSAISFISAPAFVGLKDGGGMQWLTYEFGVPLAMAFLLIVLLPTLYKSGIVSVYEYLEKRFDSSSRLLISIVFQISRSVATGVMVYAMALILQATIQLDFVVSVLLIGVITMIYSFQGGMKAVIWGDVIQMTILFFGIIICLVYGFSELGGIDNFLTHVDPDRVKAVDFGKWGFNNADGNDEFGFWPMVLGGFFLYASYYGTDQTQSQRLLSSKDMPSLKKLLLANGLLRFPFTLTYCIMGLVLGTLLMQDSSYQELIDTVYTTNFSSLEGKKADLMVPVFIIKYLPNGVIGILIVAIMSAAMSSLSSTVNSLSAVTMEDIVKRFKPQMQDKQYISYSRYLSLFWGLVCLFFAFFAGNIEGTVIEVINKISSVFYGPILAVFILAIATKKTHALGANVGIIAGVLFNMYLWLYVPQIFWFWWNALGCLVTIIVAIGVSYIVKAKAKEGLEVVYNPSKKELAILVVYFGIIVTISTLLPSILS
- a CDS encoding glycerate kinase, producing MKFVIAPDKFKGSLSGIEFCDAVEEGLLKVFPQADILKIPLADGGDGTVEVIKNYIQGTMVTVKVNNPLFEKVEASYLYSSATKTAYIEMAEASGLKLLAPSEYDCMITSTYGTGELIADCLDRGAEHLILGIGGSATNDAGMGMAAALGYEFFDVNNQSLQPIGSNLIKVHHIAANKVSKKLQKLKVQVACDVTNPLYGKNGAAFIYGAQKGANEDQIKELDLGLQQFSRVLNTMYGTEVQAIVGGGAAGGMGVGVSIFLNGILASGIELIKELADFDAQIKNADWIITGEGKLDAQSLSGKTIQGVLTAAQKEKIKVAALCGVVDLSIAAQEALGITYTTSILKEITTIEEAMDTSVVNLVFAAYNFARCIA